From Frateuria aurantia DSM 6220, one genomic window encodes:
- the parC gene encoding DNA topoisomerase IV subunit A — translation MLQANYEQIPLKDYAERAYLDYSMYVVLDRALPFVGDGLKPVQRRIVYAMSELGLAASAKPKKSARTVGDVIGKFHPHGDSACYEALVLMAQPFSYRYPLIDGQGNFGSPDDPKSFAAMRYTESKLTPIAEVLLAELGQGTVDWTPNFDGTLEEPSWLPSRLPHVLLNGSMGIAVGMATDIPPHNLREVASACIRLLDDPEATIADLCEHVQGPDYPTQAEIITPREDLQAIYKNGTGSVRVRAVYQQEEGQIVLTALPHQVSPSKILEQIAAQMRAKKLPMLEDLRDESDHENPIRLVLVPRSSRVDTEAMMQHLFATTDLEKSFRVNLNMIGLDGRPQVKDLKRILSEWLAFRTRTVTRRLEHRLSKVERRLHLLEGLRIAFLNLDEVIRIVRSEDEPKPVLIARFGLSEEQADYILETRLRQLARLEEMKINAEASALEKERAKIQALLKSPAKLKSLIKDEISADAAKFGDDRRSPLVRREVAQALDESALVPAEPVTVVLSQKGWIRAAKGHDIDPASLNYRDGDDLQGAVRARTTQQVAFVDSTGRSYSTPVHGLPSARGNGEPLTGRFSPAAGASFDTLIAADPDTRLVLVSNFGYGFVTRFETLTGRNKAGKHIITLNDGARILTPQISAEPASDRIVVATSEGHLLMFAVADLPELDKGKGNKLIEIPKAKLLAGEEYVVGAVVVPEGSGEVTLYAGQRKLTLRWADLMQYGGNRATRGGLLPRGLRRVERMEVGAAVR, via the coding sequence ATGCTGCAAGCCAATTACGAACAGATTCCGCTCAAGGACTATGCCGAGCGCGCCTATCTCGATTATTCGATGTATGTGGTGCTGGACCGCGCCCTGCCCTTTGTCGGCGACGGCCTCAAGCCGGTGCAGCGGCGCATTGTCTATGCCATGAGCGAGCTGGGCCTGGCCGCCTCGGCCAAGCCCAAGAAATCGGCGCGCACCGTCGGTGACGTGATCGGCAAATTCCATCCGCATGGCGACAGTGCCTGCTACGAGGCGCTGGTGCTGATGGCCCAGCCCTTCTCCTATCGCTATCCGCTGATCGACGGCCAGGGCAATTTCGGTTCCCCGGATGATCCGAAAAGCTTCGCCGCGATGCGTTATACCGAGTCCAAGCTGACGCCGATCGCCGAGGTGCTGCTGGCCGAGCTGGGCCAGGGCACGGTCGACTGGACGCCGAACTTCGACGGCACACTGGAAGAACCCAGCTGGCTGCCCTCGAGGCTGCCGCATGTGCTGCTGAACGGTTCGATGGGCATCGCGGTGGGCATGGCCACCGATATTCCGCCGCACAATCTGCGCGAAGTAGCCAGTGCCTGCATCCGGCTGCTGGATGATCCCGAGGCCACCATCGCCGATCTCTGCGAGCATGTGCAGGGCCCGGACTATCCGACCCAGGCCGAGATCATCACCCCGCGCGAAGACCTGCAGGCCATCTACAAGAACGGTACCGGTTCGGTGCGGGTCCGCGCGGTCTACCAGCAGGAGGAAGGCCAGATCGTGCTGACGGCGCTGCCGCATCAGGTCAGCCCGTCCAAGATCCTGGAGCAGATCGCGGCCCAGATGCGGGCCAAGAAACTGCCGATGCTGGAAGACCTGCGTGACGAATCGGATCACGAGAATCCGATCAGGCTGGTGCTGGTGCCGCGCTCGAGCCGGGTCGATACCGAGGCGATGATGCAGCATCTGTTCGCCACCACCGACCTGGAAAAGAGTTTCCGGGTCAACCTGAACATGATCGGCCTCGACGGCCGGCCCCAGGTCAAGGACCTCAAGCGGATCCTCAGCGAATGGCTGGCCTTCCGCACCCGGACCGTGACCCGCCGGCTGGAACATCGGCTGAGCAAGGTCGAGCGCCGGCTGCACCTGCTGGAAGGATTGCGCATCGCTTTCCTGAATCTGGACGAGGTGATCCGCATCGTCCGCAGCGAGGACGAGCCCAAGCCGGTGCTGATCGCCCGATTCGGCCTCAGCGAGGAACAGGCCGACTATATTCTGGAAACCCGTCTGCGCCAGCTGGCCCGGCTGGAGGAAATGAAGATCAATGCCGAGGCCTCGGCACTGGAGAAGGAACGCGCCAAGATCCAGGCCCTGCTGAAATCGCCGGCCAAGTTGAAAAGCCTTATCAAGGACGAAATCAGCGCCGATGCGGCCAAATTCGGCGATGATCGTCGCTCGCCGCTGGTCCGCCGCGAAGTCGCCCAGGCGCTGGACGAAAGCGCCCTGGTACCGGCCGAGCCGGTCACCGTGGTGCTCAGCCAGAAAGGCTGGATCCGCGCCGCCAAGGGCCACGACATCGATCCGGCCAGCCTCAATTACCGTGACGGCGATGACTTGCAAGGCGCGGTACGTGCTCGTACCACCCAGCAGGTCGCCTTTGTCGACTCCACCGGCCGCAGTTATTCCACCCCCGTCCACGGTCTGCCCTCGGCCCGCGGCAACGGCGAACCGCTGACCGGTCGCTTCAGCCCCGCCGCTGGCGCCAGCTTCGACACACTGATCGCCGCCGACCCCGATACCCGGCTGGTCCTGGTATCGAACTTCGGCTACGGCTTCGTCACCCGTTTCGAGACGCTGACCGGCCGCAACAAGGCCGGCAAGCACATCATCACCTTGAACGACGGAGCCCGGATCCTGACGCCCCAGATCAGCGCCGAACCGGCCAGCGACCGGATCGTGGTGGCCACCAGCGAGGGGCATCTGCTGATGTTCGCTGTCGCCGATCTGCCCGAACTGGACAAGGGCAAGGGCAACAAGCTGATCGAGATTCCCAAGGCAAAATTGCTCGCCGGTGAAGAGTATGTCGTTGGCGCGGTGGTGGTTCCCGAGGGCAGCGGCGAGGTGACCTTGTACGCTGGTCAGCGCAAATTAACTTTGCGTTGGGCAGATTTGATGCAGTACGGCGGCAACCGCGCCACCCGCGGCGGCCTGCTGCCACGAGGCCTGCGTCGAGTGGAGCGGATGGAAGTCGGCGCCGCCGTCAGGTAA
- a CDS encoding N-formylglutamate amidohydrolase, translating to MKGFAAAPLQPGFGLLDEDEPAAFRVENAAAASPFLLISDHAGRRIPRALGDLGVSASDLQRHIAWDLGAAGLASQLARVLDAWLIQQTYSRLVIDCNRPPGAPGSIPARSERTEIPGNHGLSPVARLAREEAIFHPYHQRIDTEIEQRRERGQPTVLVSLHSFTPVYMEQSRRWHLGVLYGRDARLAHPLRDAMRADGTWVVGDNEPYAVTDATDYAVPVHGERGGLRHVAIEVRQDLLATPEDQHAWAERLGAWLQQAEALSS from the coding sequence ATGAAGGGTTTTGCCGCCGCCCCGCTGCAACCGGGGTTTGGGTTGCTGGATGAAGACGAGCCTGCCGCGTTCCGGGTGGAAAACGCCGCCGCCGCTTCGCCGTTTCTGCTGATCAGCGATCATGCCGGGCGCCGGATTCCCCGGGCGCTGGGTGATCTGGGGGTCTCGGCCTCCGATCTGCAGCGTCATATCGCCTGGGATCTGGGGGCGGCCGGGCTGGCCAGCCAGCTGGCGCGGGTGCTGGATGCCTGGCTGATCCAGCAGACCTATTCGCGGCTGGTGATCGACTGCAACCGGCCGCCAGGTGCTCCCGGCTCGATTCCTGCCCGCAGCGAGCGCACCGAGATTCCGGGCAACCACGGCTTGAGTCCGGTGGCGCGACTGGCCCGGGAAGAGGCGATCTTCCACCCTTATCACCAGCGGATCGATACCGAGATCGAGCAGCGCCGCGAGCGCGGCCAGCCGACGGTGCTGGTCAGTCTGCACAGCTTCACCCCTGTCTATATGGAACAGTCCAGGCGCTGGCATCTGGGCGTGCTCTACGGTCGCGACGCACGGCTGGCCCATCCGTTGCGTGATGCGATGCGTGCCGACGGGACCTGGGTGGTCGGAGACAACGAGCCTTATGCCGTCACCGATGCCACCGATTATGCGGTACCGGTGCATGGCGAACGCGGCGGTCTGCGGCATGTCGCCATCGAGGTGCGCCAGGATCTGCTGGCCACGCCGGAAGACCAGCATGCCTGGGCCGAGCGGCTGGGCGCTTGGCTGCAACAGGCCGAAGCGCTATCGTCCTGA
- a CDS encoding helix-turn-helix domain-containing protein, translating to MARPASQMRMPPPIADTSVIGPECSPFDPAASASLHYLEHGSNSRLVRWHHHACYELHLLVATRGLAYVGDSVSRFAPWSLVLVGPHLPHNWVSDAELPPAPLRDRVLQFSEAFLHGCEQVLLHPRGIQALREAAAFGIEFPSRLGRELDARFARIGQTQGLRRLSIFFDVLAALCDEPERRRLSQRAFGAPAPGMGIRQIEQVIEYIRQHYARDITLGQLAAEFRMSDSAFSRMFQRHSGYGFADYLNQTRVRQACDRLAGGRQAITEICFEVGYSNLSNFNRRFRALTGVTPREYRLRHRRLGAEHPPLSAAGK from the coding sequence ATGGCTCGTCCTGCCTCGCAGATGCGGATGCCGCCGCCGATCGCCGACACCTCGGTGATCGGCCCGGAATGCAGCCCTTTCGATCCTGCAGCCAGTGCCTCGCTGCATTATCTGGAACATGGCTCGAACAGCCGGCTGGTCCGCTGGCATCACCATGCCTGCTACGAGCTGCATCTGCTGGTGGCCACCCGCGGTCTGGCCTATGTCGGCGATTCGGTCAGTCGCTTCGCGCCCTGGTCGCTGGTGCTGGTCGGCCCGCATCTGCCGCACAACTGGGTCAGCGATGCTGAACTGCCGCCGGCGCCGCTGCGCGACCGGGTGCTGCAGTTTTCCGAGGCCTTCCTGCATGGCTGCGAACAAGTGCTTCTCCATCCGCGCGGTATCCAGGCTCTGCGCGAGGCGGCGGCCTTCGGCATCGAATTTCCGTCGCGACTGGGACGCGAACTCGATGCGCGCTTTGCCCGCATCGGCCAGACCCAGGGGCTGCGCCGGCTGTCGATCTTTTTCGATGTGCTGGCGGCACTGTGCGACGAACCCGAGCGGCGCCGGCTCAGCCAGCGTGCCTTCGGCGCGCCGGCGCCCGGCATGGGCATCCGGCAGATCGAACAGGTGATCGAATATATCCGTCAGCATTACGCCAGGGACATTACGCTGGGCCAGCTGGCCGCCGAGTTCCGGATGAGCGACAGCGCGTTTTCGCGCATGTTCCAGCGGCACAGCGGTTACGGTTTTGCCGATTATCTCAACCAGACCCGGGTCCGCCAGGCCTGCGACCGGCTGGCTGGCGGCCGGCAGGCGATCACCGAGATCTGTTTCGAGGTCGGCTACAGCAACCTGTCCAATTTCAATCGTCGCTTCAGGGCCTTGACCGGCGTCACCCCGCGCGAATACCGACTGCGCCATCGCCGGCTCGGTGCCGAGCACCCGCCGCTTTCCGCTGCCGGCAAATAA
- a CDS encoding ABC transporter substrate-binding protein, which produces MRGTKRQRILVRGMALLTGLVAVPAAAADRVTLTVGTVNNADMVRMQALTPDYEASHPGVRLHWVVLEENTLRQRLTTDIATGSGQFDVMTIGAYETPLWGQRHWLSPLDKLPAGYGLDDLFPNVRAQLTADGHLYALPFYAEASITYYRKDLFRARGLQMPAAPSWQQIRDFADQLNDPAHGVYGICLRGKAGWGENMAIIGSMVNAFGGRYFDMQWQPQFDTPPWHQAVRFYRDLLRKDGPPGVSANGFNESLALFAAGKCAQWVDASVAGGVLTDPKQSQVAASVGFARAPHAVTDRGSSWQYIWSLAVPVSSRQQAAATEFIAWATSREYRDLVASRYGLAASPPGTRLSTYRNPAYMQQVPFAKVTLDSLLAVDPVKPTLLPVPYKGIQFATIPEFQAIGSLVGREISGVLAGRGQVDEVLHVSQQAVRRTMRRAGYDRAAVQPASGAP; this is translated from the coding sequence ATGAGAGGAACAAAGCGGCAGCGGATACTGGTCCGGGGGATGGCGCTCCTGACGGGGCTGGTCGCGGTTCCGGCCGCCGCCGCCGATCGGGTCACTCTGACCGTCGGCACGGTCAACAATGCCGACATGGTGCGGATGCAGGCGCTGACCCCGGACTACGAGGCCAGTCACCCCGGCGTCAGGCTGCACTGGGTGGTGCTGGAAGAAAACACCCTGCGCCAGCGGCTGACCACCGACATCGCCACCGGCAGCGGCCAGTTCGACGTGATGACCATCGGCGCCTACGAGACGCCCTTGTGGGGGCAACGCCACTGGTTGTCGCCACTCGACAAGCTGCCGGCCGGATACGGCCTCGACGACCTGTTTCCCAATGTACGGGCCCAGCTGACCGCAGACGGCCATCTCTATGCGCTGCCCTTCTATGCCGAGGCCTCGATCACCTATTACCGCAAGGACTTGTTCAGGGCCCGCGGGCTGCAGATGCCGGCCGCGCCCAGCTGGCAGCAGATCCGCGATTTTGCCGATCAGCTGAATGACCCGGCGCATGGTGTCTACGGCATCTGTCTGCGGGGCAAGGCCGGCTGGGGCGAGAACATGGCCATCATCGGCAGCATGGTGAATGCCTTCGGCGGACGCTATTTCGATATGCAATGGCAGCCGCAGTTCGATACGCCGCCCTGGCACCAGGCTGTCCGCTTCTATCGGGATCTGCTGCGCAAGGACGGACCGCCCGGAGTCAGTGCCAATGGTTTCAATGAAAGCCTGGCCTTGTTCGCGGCCGGCAAATGCGCGCAATGGGTGGATGCCAGCGTGGCCGGCGGCGTGCTGACCGATCCGAAGCAGAGCCAGGTCGCCGCGAGTGTCGGTTTCGCGCGGGCGCCGCATGCTGTCACCGATCGCGGCAGTTCCTGGCAATACATCTGGTCACTGGCGGTGCCGGTCAGCTCCCGCCAGCAGGCGGCGGCCACCGAGTTCATTGCCTGGGCCACCTCCCGTGAATATCGCGATCTGGTGGCCAGCCGTTATGGCCTGGCCGCCTCCCCGCCGGGGACACGGCTGTCGACCTACCGGAATCCGGCCTATATGCAGCAGGTCCCCTTTGCCAAGGTCACCCTGGATTCGCTGCTGGCGGTGGATCCGGTCAAGCCGACCCTGCTGCCGGTGCCTTACAAGGGCATCCAGTTCGCGACCATCCCCGAATTCCAGGCGATCGGCAGTCTGGTCGGTCGCGAGATTTCGGGCGTGCTGGCCGGCCGCGGCCAGGTCGACGAGGTCCTGCATGTTTCGCAACAGGCCGTGCGCAGGACCATGCGCCGGGCCGGCTATGACCGGGCGGCCGTCCAACCAGCCAGCGGAGCTCCGTGA
- a CDS encoding carbohydrate ABC transporter permease, producing MKPSPIARTGRRSLAQSLAWPGIIMLLAWMLVPLLMTLFFSTQYYNLLYPDKSAFVGLQNFSYFFTYPSFWTSVLNTVLLVGSVLAITVVGGILISVLIDLPFAGQGIVRILLISPFFIMPTVAALLWKNLLMNPVSGLFAWVAKAFGMAPVNWFSDWPLLSIILVVAWEWLPFAILIFVTALQSLDREQLEAAQLDGAGPLAVFRHLTLPHLARPVAVVVMVETMFLLNLFAEIFVTTNGGPGDATTNVPFLVYTQALLEFDVGAASAGGLVAVVLANIMAVFLIRLIGKSLTTRH from the coding sequence ATGAAGCCATCGCCCATCGCCCGAACCGGCCGCCGCAGTCTCGCCCAGTCCCTGGCCTGGCCCGGCATCATCATGCTGCTGGCCTGGATGCTGGTGCCGCTGCTGATGACGCTGTTTTTCTCGACCCAATACTACAACCTGCTGTATCCGGACAAGAGTGCCTTTGTCGGCCTGCAGAATTTCAGCTATTTCTTCACCTATCCCAGTTTCTGGACCAGCGTGCTGAACACCGTGCTGCTGGTCGGCTCGGTGCTGGCCATCACCGTGGTCGGCGGCATCCTGATCTCGGTGCTGATCGACCTGCCGTTCGCCGGGCAAGGCATCGTGCGGATACTGCTGATCTCTCCGTTTTTCATCATGCCCACGGTGGCGGCCCTGCTGTGGAAGAACCTGCTGATGAATCCGGTGTCCGGCCTGTTCGCCTGGGTGGCCAAGGCCTTCGGGATGGCGCCGGTGAACTGGTTCTCGGACTGGCCGCTGCTGTCCATCATCCTGGTGGTGGCCTGGGAGTGGCTGCCCTTCGCGATCCTGATCTTTGTCACGGCCCTGCAGTCGCTGGATCGCGAGCAGCTGGAGGCGGCACAGCTGGACGGTGCCGGCCCGCTGGCGGTGTTCCGGCATCTGACTCTGCCGCATCTGGCCCGTCCGGTGGCGGTGGTGGTGATGGTGGAAACCATGTTCCTGCTCAATCTGTTCGCCGAAATCTTCGTCACCACCAACGGCGGACCGGGCGATGCGACCACCAACGTGCCGTTTCTGGTCTATACCCAGGCGCTGCTGGAATTCGATGTCGGCGCCGCTTCGGCCGGCGGACTGGTCGCGGTGGTGCTGGCCAACATCATGGCGGTGTTCCTGATCCGCCTGATCGGCAAATCCCTGACGACCCGGCACTGA
- a CDS encoding carbohydrate ABC transporter permease: protein MRDSNHHAARRGWRSLRIALAWLLALLVFSPIAWMLLTSFKTELAAFSMPPQWLFRPTLENYREIFARANYLHYALNSILTAGGATVLGMLLAVPAAYAFAFHPTRHTRGLLLWMLSTKMLPAVGVLVPVYLICQHLGLLDTRTALGVVLTLINLPIMVWMIYTYFRDIPNDILEAARMDGASLFDEIVRVLLPMARGGLASTALLCLILSWNESFWSLNITTSQAAPLAALVASFSSPEGLFWAKLSAVSTLACAPILILGWFSQRQLVRGLTFGAVK, encoded by the coding sequence ATGCGCGATTCCAACCATCATGCGGCGAGAAGGGGCTGGCGAAGCCTGCGGATCGCTCTGGCCTGGCTGCTGGCGCTGCTGGTGTTCAGTCCGATCGCCTGGATGCTGCTGACCAGCTTCAAGACGGAGCTGGCCGCGTTCTCGATGCCGCCGCAATGGCTGTTCCGGCCGACTCTGGAAAACTATCGCGAGATCTTCGCCCGCGCCAATTATCTGCACTACGCCTTGAACTCCATCCTGACCGCCGGAGGCGCGACCGTGCTGGGCATGCTGCTGGCGGTGCCGGCGGCCTATGCCTTTGCCTTCCATCCGACCCGACATACCCGGGGTCTGCTGCTGTGGATGCTGTCGACCAAGATGCTGCCGGCGGTAGGCGTGCTGGTACCGGTCTATCTGATCTGCCAGCATCTTGGCCTGCTGGACACCCGTACCGCGCTGGGCGTGGTGCTGACCCTGATCAATCTGCCGATCATGGTGTGGATGATCTATACCTATTTCCGGGATATCCCGAACGACATTCTGGAAGCGGCCCGGATGGACGGAGCCAGCCTCTTCGACGAGATCGTGCGGGTACTGCTGCCGATGGCGCGCGGCGGGCTGGCATCGACCGCGCTGCTGTGTCTGATCCTGTCCTGGAACGAGTCGTTCTGGTCGCTGAACATCACGACCAGCCAGGCCGCGCCGCTGGCGGCGCTGGTCGCCTCGTTTTCCAGTCCCGAAGGCCTGTTCTGGGCCAAATTGTCGGCCGTGTCGACCCTGGCCTGCGCGCCGATCCTGATTCTGGGCTGGTTCTCGCAGCGCCAGCTGGTCCGTGGCCTGACCTTCGGCGCGGTCAAATAA
- a CDS encoding ABC transporter ATP-binding protein — MAQLDIHELSKSFDATEVIKGVNLTIEDHEFCVFLGPSGCGKSTMLRLIAGLEDVSAGRLQLAGRDITHLPAVKRNLAMVFQSYALYPHMNVRQNLSFALKLAGMAPDRIDAKVARTARTLGLEGLMERKPAALSGGQRQRVAIGRAIVREPELFLFDEPLSNLDAALRAQTRLEIARLHRELHATTIYVTHDQVEAMTLADKVVIFNGGRVEQVGAPLTLFQQPANRFVAAFLGMPQMSFLDVIVDDGSLRLPGGQRLLAPAALDLATAGGGLSLGMRPDQVRLLAEPTPQALPCTVEVVERLGSDSFVYTAVPGAGSVTVRASGSDPVAAGDRRWLDLDVSRCHVFSDSGQAIYHPAVH; from the coding sequence ATGGCACAACTGGACATTCACGAGCTGAGCAAGTCCTTCGACGCCACCGAGGTGATCAAGGGCGTGAACCTGACGATCGAAGATCACGAATTCTGCGTGTTTCTTGGGCCTTCCGGTTGCGGCAAGTCGACCATGCTGCGACTGATTGCCGGTCTGGAGGACGTCAGCGCCGGTCGCTTGCAGCTGGCCGGGCGGGACATCACCCACTTGCCGGCGGTCAAGCGCAATCTGGCGATGGTGTTCCAGTCCTATGCCTTGTATCCGCATATGAATGTGCGCCAGAACCTGTCCTTCGCCCTGAAGCTGGCCGGCATGGCACCGGACCGGATCGATGCCAAGGTGGCCCGTACCGCGCGGACCCTGGGGCTGGAGGGGCTGATGGAGCGCAAGCCGGCGGCGCTGTCCGGCGGGCAACGGCAGCGGGTGGCGATCGGCCGGGCGATTGTCCGCGAGCCGGAGCTGTTTCTGTTCGACGAACCGCTGTCGAATCTGGATGCGGCCCTGCGCGCGCAGACCCGCCTGGAAATCGCCCGCCTGCACCGCGAACTGCATGCCACCACCATCTATGTGACCCACGATCAGGTCGAGGCCATGACCTTGGCCGACAAGGTGGTGATCTTCAACGGGGGCCGGGTCGAGCAGGTAGGAGCGCCGCTGACCTTGTTCCAGCAGCCGGCCAACCGTTTCGTGGCGGCTTTTCTGGGCATGCCGCAGATGAGTTTTCTCGACGTGATCGTCGATGACGGCAGTCTGCGCCTGCCTGGTGGCCAACGGCTGCTGGCGCCGGCAGCGCTGGATCTGGCCACGGCCGGCGGCGGGCTCAGTCTGGGCATGCGGCCCGATCAGGTGCGACTGCTGGCCGAGCCGACGCCGCAGGCACTACCCTGCACGGTGGAGGTGGTCGAGCGGCTGGGCAGCGACAGCTTCGTGTATACCGCGGTACCGGGAGCCGGGTCGGTCACGGTGCGGGCGAGCGGCAGCGATCCGGTGGCGGCAGGTGATCGGCGCTGGCTCGATCTGGATGTATCGCGCTGCCATGTTTTTTCCGATTCAGGTCAAGCGATCTATCATCCCGCCGTCCACTGA
- a CDS encoding mannitol dehydrogenase family protein: MSPLNACTLNSLPVAIERPGYDRAGIRPGIAHIGVGAFHRAHLAVYLDQCLAQADQAEWGLLGINLLEHDRPLATALQAQDGLYSVTALSPDGEARSQVIGAMVEYLYAPDQPGRVLERLADPAIRIVSLTITEGGYLIDHKGRFQLEDATVQHDLASPQTPEGVFGYLIGALALRRQRGIAPFTVMSCDNLRHNGSQARRACLAFAEALNPELAAWIAEHVAFPNAMVDRITPATTPEVRERLNALTGLDDQAPVLCEDFVQWVLEDRFATGRPAFERVGVQLVSDVTPYEEAKIRLLNGAHQMLSYPAFLAGLRQVDVALHDPLFHDYLRDFLDQDAGIWLHSLPGMELDSYKALLLRRFGNHAIADQLARLCLDGGSKLPGFLLPTLEACLANGRDARRLAYLLACYDVYLKRGTDDAGEAFELREPNAMELLEPIIHSDSPLTLLQNPVLVGARAARDIRFVSQYLALHRAVTEHGARRSLEQLERIADSAATEAAAAG; this comes from the coding sequence ATGTCTCCCCTCAATGCCTGCACCCTGAACTCGCTGCCTGTCGCCATCGAGCGCCCTGGCTATGATCGCGCCGGTATCCGTCCCGGCATTGCCCATATCGGCGTCGGCGCTTTTCATCGGGCCCACCTCGCGGTGTATCTCGACCAGTGCCTGGCACAGGCCGATCAGGCCGAATGGGGGCTGCTGGGCATCAATCTGCTGGAGCATGACCGGCCGCTGGCCACCGCCCTGCAGGCCCAGGACGGCCTCTACAGCGTCACCGCGCTGTCGCCGGATGGCGAGGCCCGCAGTCAGGTGATCGGGGCGATGGTGGAATACCTGTACGCACCGGACCAGCCGGGCCGGGTGCTGGAGCGGCTGGCCGATCCGGCCATCCGGATCGTCTCGCTGACGATCACCGAGGGTGGCTATCTGATCGATCACAAGGGGCGCTTCCAGCTGGAAGATGCCACCGTGCAGCACGATCTGGCCTCGCCGCAGACGCCGGAGGGTGTGTTCGGCTATCTGATCGGGGCACTGGCTTTGCGGCGCCAGCGCGGCATCGCCCCGTTCACGGTCATGTCCTGTGACAATCTCCGGCACAATGGCAGCCAGGCCCGGCGCGCCTGTCTGGCTTTCGCCGAGGCACTGAATCCTGAGCTGGCCGCCTGGATCGCCGAGCATGTGGCGTTTCCCAATGCGATGGTGGATCGCATCACGCCGGCGACCACGCCGGAAGTGCGCGAGCGTCTGAATGCGCTGACCGGGCTGGACGATCAGGCCCCGGTGCTGTGCGAGGATTTCGTGCAGTGGGTGCTGGAAGATCGTTTCGCGACCGGCCGGCCGGCCTTCGAGCGGGTCGGAGTGCAACTGGTCAGCGATGTGACTCCGTATGAGGAAGCCAAGATCCGCTTGCTGAACGGCGCACATCAGATGCTGTCGTATCCTGCGTTTCTGGCCGGACTGCGCCAGGTCGACGTGGCCTTGCATGATCCCTTGTTCCACGATTATCTGCGTGATTTCCTGGATCAGGATGCCGGCATCTGGTTGCACAGCCTGCCCGGCATGGAGCTGGACAGCTACAAGGCCCTGCTGCTGCGCCGGTTCGGCAATCATGCCATTGCCGACCAGCTGGCACGGCTGTGCCTGGATGGCGGCTCCAAGCTGCCCGGTTTTCTGTTGCCGACCCTGGAAGCCTGTCTGGCCAACGGACGCGATGCGCGGCGACTGGCCTATCTGCTGGCGTGCTACGACGTGTATCTGAAGCGTGGCACCGATGATGCGGGCGAGGCCTTCGAGCTGCGCGAACCCAATGCCATGGAGTTGCTGGAACCGATCATCCACAGTGATTCGCCGCTGACGCTGCTGCAGAATCCGGTGCTGGTAGGCGCGCGGGCGGCCAGGGATATCCGCTTTGTCAGCCAGTATCTGGCCTTGCATCGTGCAGTGACGGAACACGGCGCCCGGCGGAGCTTGGAGCAGCTGGAGCGGATCGCTGATTCGGCCGCCACCGAGGCGGCGGCCGCCGGTTGA
- the cfa gene encoding cyclopropane fatty acyl phospholipid synthase, giving the protein MSQDTLKQRAADLLKFADIRINGERQTDLQVHNPALYQQVFAHGSLGLGEAYMDGWWDVADLPGFFTLILRGHLDEKLRNLDTLLTHLKARFFNRQRGLHAFEVGKVHYDLGNDLFQAMLGRRLVYSCGYWADSDNLDDAQAAKLDLICRKLHLQPGQRLLDIGCGWGEALKYAAEHYGVSGVGVTISQEQADYARELCKDLPIEIRLQDYRELHESFDAVMSIGMFEHVGARNYRSWFDVARRCVKADGLVLLHTIGSHARPGQPDPWIEKYIFPNSMIPAASQVTRALQNRFVVEDWHNFGADYDTTLMAWRANFDAAWPELRTRYDERFRRMWHFYLGVSAAVFRSRRDQLWQLTLSPDGVPGGYATVR; this is encoded by the coding sequence ATGAGTCAGGATACGCTGAAGCAACGCGCCGCCGATCTGCTGAAGTTTGCCGATATCCGGATCAATGGCGAGCGCCAGACCGACCTGCAAGTCCACAATCCGGCACTGTACCAGCAGGTTTTCGCCCACGGCTCCCTGGGCCTCGGCGAGGCCTATATGGACGGCTGGTGGGATGTGGCGGATCTGCCCGGATTTTTCACCTTGATCCTGCGCGGTCATCTGGATGAGAAACTGCGCAATCTCGATACCTTGCTGACCCATCTGAAAGCCAGGTTCTTCAATCGCCAGCGCGGCCTGCACGCCTTCGAAGTCGGCAAGGTCCATTACGATCTGGGCAATGATCTGTTCCAGGCCATGCTGGGCCGGCGGCTGGTCTATTCCTGCGGCTACTGGGCCGACAGCGACAATCTCGATGATGCCCAGGCCGCCAAGCTCGACCTGATCTGCCGCAAGCTGCATCTGCAACCCGGTCAACGCCTGCTGGACATCGGCTGCGGCTGGGGCGAAGCCCTGAAGTATGCCGCCGAGCACTATGGCGTCAGCGGCGTCGGCGTCACCATTTCGCAGGAGCAGGCCGACTATGCCCGCGAACTGTGCAAGGACCTGCCGATCGAGATCCGGCTGCAGGATTACCGCGAACTGCACGAGTCCTTCGACGCCGTAATGTCCATCGGGATGTTCGAACATGTCGGTGCCCGCAACTACCGCAGCTGGTTCGATGTCGCCCGTCGCTGCGTCAAGGCCGATGGGCTGGTGCTGCTGCACACCATCGGCAGCCATGCCCGCCCCGGCCAGCCCGACCCGTGGATCGAGAAATACATCTTTCCCAATTCCATGATTCCGGCCGCCAGCCAGGTCACCCGCGCCCTGCAGAATCGCTTCGTGGTGGAGGACTGGCACAATTTCGGGGCCGACTACGACACCACGCTGATGGCCTGGCGCGCCAACTTCGATGCAGCCTGGCCCGAACTCAGGACACGCTACGACGAGCGGTTCCGTCGCATGTGGCATTTCTATCTGGGCGTCTCGGCGGCCGTGTTCCGCAGCCGTCGCGACCAGTTGTGGCAACTCACCCTCAGCCCCGATGGCGTGCCGGGCGGCTACGCCACCGTGCGCTGA